The following are from one region of the Ochotona princeps isolate mOchPri1 chromosome 4, mOchPri1.hap1, whole genome shotgun sequence genome:
- the LOC101523521 gene encoding NXPE family member 1-like isoform X4 → MFSGVTHQKLLTLICLLASLWIIFTISQNSTKIWSVLKVPISPDYCNASMMSSFTKTPLSLVTSPTGTSPTELRVKEILEKLDRLIPPRPFINENTTTSATHSTATILNQQDSYCTGDQLHILLEMRDHLGHRKEYGGDFLRARMSSPALKAGASGKVTDFNNGTYLVSFTLFWEGQVSLSVLLIHPSEGAAALWRARNQGYDRIFFKGKFVNGTSSVFTECSLIPNSNTQWCKYVNERDQEIFYCVKLQHMPCGALTHVTSMNQNITYLTSKEKSLFHRSKVGVEIMQDQHIAVSQCNKTTKTKEKCHIGMEIPVPGGYTMQGRWFTTFCNQTLLSTAQVSECLKGKLIYLLGDSTLRQWIYYLPKVVKTLKFFDLHGTGHFKKHLLLDPEKHTQVQWKKHSHPFVTVQLYSVVDDGYIPREIDRIPGDKDTVIVITIGQHFRPFPIDIFIRRALSVRKAIERLFMRSPATKVIIKTENTREMHIDTERFADFHGYIQYLTMKDIFKDLNVGLIDAWDMTIAYGNNNVHPPEHVVGNQINMFLNYIC, encoded by the exons GTACCCATCTCCCCTGACTACTGCAATGCCTCTATGATGTCCTCATTCACAAAAACACCATTGAGCCTGGTGACATCACCAACAGGGACATCACCAACAGAGCTGAGAGTGAAGGAAATCCTGGAGAAACTAGATCGGCTGATCCCACCTAGACCGTTCATCAATGAGAACACCACCACCAGTgccacacacagcacagccaccATCCTCAACCAGCAAGACTCATACTGCACAGGGGACCAGCTGCACATCCTGCTGGAGATGAGGGACCACTTGGGTCACAGGAAGGAGTACGGTGGGGATTTCCTGAGGGCCAGGATGTCCTCCCCagccctgaaggcaggagcttcaggAAAGGTGACCGACTTCAACAATGGCACCTACCTTGTCAGCTTCACTCTGTTCTGGGAGGgccaggtctctctctctgtgctgctCATCCACCCCAGTGAAGGGGCAGCAGCTCTCTGGCGGGCAAGGAACCAAGGTTATGACAGAATTTTTTTCAAAGGGAAATTTGTGAATGGAACCTCCAGTGTCTTCACTGAATGCAGCCTGATTCCAAATTCCAACACCCAATGGTGCAAATACGTGAATGAGAGAGACCAAGAGATCTTCTACTGTGTGAAACTTCAACACATGCCCTGTGGAGCCCTAACCCATGTGACATCCATGAACCAGAATATTACATATCTTACCAGCAaggagaaaagccttttccacag gtcCAAAGTGGGAGTTGAAATCATGCAAGACCAACACATTGCTGTTTCTCAATGTAACA AGACTaccaagacaaaagaaaaatgtcacattGGAATGGAGATTCCTGTCCCTGGTGGTTACACCATGCAAGGAAGATGGTTCACAACATTTTGTAATCAGACTCTACTAAGTACAGCTCAAGTGAGTGAGTGCTTGAAAGGAAAACTCATCTACCTCCTGGGAGACTCTACGCTGCGCCAATGGATCTACTACTTACCCAAAGTAGTGAAAA cactaaaattttttgatcttcatggaactggacattttaagaaacatttgCTTCTGGATCCAGAAAAACACACTCAGGTTCAATGGAAAAAACATAGTCATCCTTTTGTCACGGTTCAACTCTACTCAGTGGTAGATGATGGCTACATCCCTCGGGAAATCGACCGGATACCAGGTGATAAGGACACTGTCATCGTCATCACCATTGGCCAACACTTCAGACCCTTTCCCATTGACATCTTCATTCGCAGGGCCCTCAGTGTCCGAAAGGCTATTGAGCGACTGTTCATGAGAAGCCCAGCCACTAAGGTGATCATTAAGACAGAAAATACCAGAGAGATGCACATAGATACAGAGAGGTTTGCAGATTTCCACGGTTACATTCAGTATCTTACTATGAAGGACATTTTCAAGGATCTCAACGTGGGGCTCATTGATGCCTGGGACATGACCATTGCATACGGCAACAATAATGTCCACCCACCTGAGCATGTGGTTGGAAATCAGATCAATATGTTCTTAAATTACATTTGCtga
- the LOC101523521 gene encoding NXPE family member 1-like isoform X3, protein MFSGVTHQKLLTLICLLASLWIIFTISQNSTKIWSVPKVPISPDYCNASMMSSFTKTPLSLVTSPTGTSPTELRVKEILEKLDRLIPPRPFINENTTTSATHSTATILNQQDSYCTGDQLHILLEMRDHLGHRKEYGGDFLRARMSSPALKAGASGKVTDFNNGTYLVSFTLFWEGQVSLSVLLIHPSEGAAALWRARNQGYDRIFFKGKFVNGTSSVFTECSLIPNSNTQWCKYVNERDQEIFYCVKLQHMPCGALTHVTSMNQNITYLTSKEKSLFHRSKVGVEIMQDQHIAVSQCNKTTKTKEKCHIGMEIPVPGGYTMQGRWFTTFCNQTLLSTAQVSECLKGKLIYLLGDSTLRQWIYYLPKVVKTLKFFDLHGTGHFKKHLLLDPEKHTQVQWKKHSHPFVTVQLYSVVDDGYIPREIDRIPGDKDTVIVITIGQHFRPFPIDIFIRRALSVRKAIERLFMRSPATKVIIKTENTREMHIDTERFADFHGYIQYLTMKDIFKDLNVGLIDAWDMTIAYGNNNVHPPEHVVGNQINMFLNYIC, encoded by the exons ATCTGGAGTGTTCCAAAGGTACCCATCTCCCCTGACTACTGCAATGCCTCTATGATGTCCTCATTCACAAAAACACCATTGAGCCTGGTGACATCACCAACAGGGACATCACCAACAGAGCTGAGAGTGAAGGAAATCCTGGAGAAACTAGATCGGCTGATCCCACCTAGACCGTTCATCAATGAGAACACCACCACCAGTgccacacacagcacagccaccATCCTCAACCAGCAAGACTCATACTGCACAGGGGACCAGCTGCACATCCTGCTGGAGATGAGGGACCACTTGGGTCACAGGAAGGAGTACGGTGGGGATTTCCTGAGGGCCAGGATGTCCTCCCCagccctgaaggcaggagcttcaggAAAGGTGACCGACTTCAACAATGGCACCTACCTTGTCAGCTTCACTCTGTTCTGGGAGGgccaggtctctctctctgtgctgctCATCCACCCCAGTGAAGGGGCAGCAGCTCTCTGGCGGGCAAGGAACCAAGGTTATGACAGAATTTTTTTCAAAGGGAAATTTGTGAATGGAACCTCCAGTGTCTTCACTGAATGCAGCCTGATTCCAAATTCCAACACCCAATGGTGCAAATACGTGAATGAGAGAGACCAAGAGATCTTCTACTGTGTGAAACTTCAACACATGCCCTGTGGAGCCCTAACCCATGTGACATCCATGAACCAGAATATTACATATCTTACCAGCAaggagaaaagccttttccacag gtcCAAAGTGGGAGTTGAAATCATGCAAGACCAACACATTGCTGTTTCTCAATGTAACA AGACTaccaagacaaaagaaaaatgtcacattGGAATGGAGATTCCTGTCCCTGGTGGTTACACCATGCAAGGAAGATGGTTCACAACATTTTGTAATCAGACTCTACTAAGTACAGCTCAAGTGAGTGAGTGCTTGAAAGGAAAACTCATCTACCTCCTGGGAGACTCTACGCTGCGCCAATGGATCTACTACTTACCCAAAGTAGTGAAAA cactaaaattttttgatcttcatggaactggacattttaagaaacatttgCTTCTGGATCCAGAAAAACACACTCAGGTTCAATGGAAAAAACATAGTCATCCTTTTGTCACGGTTCAACTCTACTCAGTGGTAGATGATGGCTACATCCCTCGGGAAATCGACCGGATACCAGGTGATAAGGACACTGTCATCGTCATCACCATTGGCCAACACTTCAGACCCTTTCCCATTGACATCTTCATTCGCAGGGCCCTCAGTGTCCGAAAGGCTATTGAGCGACTGTTCATGAGAAGCCCAGCCACTAAGGTGATCATTAAGACAGAAAATACCAGAGAGATGCACATAGATACAGAGAGGTTTGCAGATTTCCACGGTTACATTCAGTATCTTACTATGAAGGACATTTTCAAGGATCTCAACGTGGGGCTCATTGATGCCTGGGACATGACCATTGCATACGGCAACAATAATGTCCACCCACCTGAGCATGTGGTTGGAAATCAGATCAATATGTTCTTAAATTACATTTGCtga